In Alistipes sp. ZOR0009, one genomic interval encodes:
- a CDS encoding DUF3820 family protein, which produces MEGVQMDDYRQFLLKVANTRMPFGKYEGRLLLEIPELYLVWYKQKGFPQGELGKLLEQMLEIKLNGLESIVWPLVRR; this is translated from the coding sequence ATGGAGGGAGTACAAATGGACGATTACCGTCAGTTCTTGTTGAAGGTTGCCAATACCCGAATGCCTTTTGGTAAGTACGAAGGGCGGTTGCTGTTGGAGATTCCAGAACTCTATTTAGTGTGGTACAAGCAGAAAGGCTTTCCTCAAGGGGAGTTGGGTAAACTGTTGGAGCAGATGCTAGAAATTAAGCTCAACGGATTAGAATCTATTGTGTGGCCATTGGTAAGGCGATAA